The Fimbriimonadaceae bacterium nucleotide sequence CGTCGTCGAGGGCTTGGCGGGGAAGAGGGAGATGCCCAAAGACGCCGTCGCGATCAGCTTCGCGGACAACTACGAGGGTTTTTACACCTACGCATGGCCGATCTTGAGGGATCGGAAGGTGCCCGTAACCCTGTTCGTCCACACCGACTTTGTGGGTTCGCGGCAGGGAAGGCCGAAGATGACCTGGGAACAGCTGCGGGAGCTTTCCGCCTCGGGGCTGGTGGACGTCGAGAGCCAGACACGGTCGCACCCGGCCGATCTCGGGAAGCTGGACGACGACGCCATCCGCCGCGAGCTCGAGGGTTCCAAGAAGAAGGTCGAGGAGGAAATAGGGAAGCCGTGCCTCCTGCTCGCCTATCCGAACGGGAAGTGGAGCGCGCGGTGTGAGGAGATCGCAAGGGAAGTGGGCTACCGCGCCGCCTTCACCGAGGAGCAGCGCCCCGCGGAATCTGCGACGAACCTCTTTAACGTCCCCCGATATGTCCACACCAAGCTCCGCAAAGCGGTGCAGGACTCCGAACACGCGAACTAAGCCGCGCGATTCGCGGTAAT carries:
- a CDS encoding polysaccharide deacetylase family protein, whose amino-acid sequence is MGRSSPLLPWPLVFLAVFGCGREEPVSERIPDPQPKSTVSVPAEPEELVEGLATRTVVLTYHDMVPKRNRDALWFDCTPQELEDQLDSLAKGGKAIVRLSDVVEGLAGKREMPKDAVAISFADNYEGFYTYAWPILRDRKVPVTLFVHTDFVGSRQGRPKMTWEQLRELSASGLVDVESQTRSHPADLGKLDDDAIRRELEGSKKKVEEEIGKPCLLLAYPNGKWSARCEEIAREVGYRAAFTEEQRPAESATNLFNVPRYVHTKLRKAVQDSEHAN